Proteins co-encoded in one Candidatus Methylomirabilota bacterium genomic window:
- a CDS encoding VOC family protein has product MPNDDAHAPAPPGQAQPPRGINHVVLNVRDLDVSHRFWTEILGFRCVAELGPIPGRQRPRMRFYSGLDAGGEVTHHDVALAEVPGADGPGGADHEPWSLLPGRTGLNHVAIAWPDRESWLRQIAFLRSKGIPFQRRVNHGMTHSVYISDPDGHGIEVLYELPREVWHGDINAAQDHAELLPTEGDESLVDRTDNPVFGAPAASPVASRS; this is encoded by the coding sequence ATGCCGAACGATGACGCGCACGCTCCCGCACCGCCGGGCCAGGCCCAGCCGCCGCGCGGCATCAATCACGTCGTCCTCAACGTGCGAGACCTCGACGTCTCCCACCGGTTCTGGACGGAGATCCTGGGCTTTCGGTGCGTCGCCGAGCTCGGGCCCATCCCGGGGCGGCAGCGGCCGAGGATGCGCTTCTACAGCGGCCTCGACGCCGGCGGAGAGGTGACCCATCACGACGTGGCGCTGGCCGAGGTCCCCGGGGCCGACGGCCCCGGCGGCGCCGACCACGAGCCCTGGAGCCTGCTGCCGGGCCGGACGGGGCTGAACCACGTGGCCATCGCGTGGCCCGACCGGGAGTCGTGGCTCCGGCAGATCGCCTTTCTCCGGAGCAAAGGGATCCCGTTCCAGCGACGTGTCAACCACGGCATGACCCATAGCGTCTACATTTCCGATCCCGACGGTCACGGCATCGAGGTGCTGTACGAGCTGCCGCGAGAGGTGTGGCACGGGGACATCAACGCGGCCCAGGATCACGCCGAGCTGCTGCCCACGGAAGGCGACGAATCGCTGGTCGATCGGACGGACAACCCCGTCTTCGGCGCGCCCGCGGCGTCGCCGGTCGCCAGCCGGTCCTGA
- a CDS encoding VOC family protein, whose protein sequence is METAATGIGLKRLQHLVLWVSDVERSVRFYQDVLGFEVKARYPRAAFLKIPGSPDDHHLGLFEQTGVPGPDEQVARMYHSAWEVGDITDLLQARRRLIETGALVGSSNHGVSLSLYAKDPDGLEFEIFWTVPDGRSAPTRALDLEGELARRGIPVP, encoded by the coding sequence ATGGAGACGGCCGCGACCGGTATCGGCCTCAAGCGCTTACAGCACCTGGTTCTGTGGGTGTCGGACGTGGAGCGTAGCGTGCGCTTCTACCAGGACGTGCTCGGCTTCGAGGTGAAGGCGCGGTACCCGCGGGCGGCCTTCCTCAAGATCCCGGGCAGCCCCGACGACCATCACCTCGGCCTGTTCGAGCAAACGGGGGTGCCGGGGCCCGACGAGCAGGTGGCGCGCATGTACCACTCCGCCTGGGAAGTCGGCGACATCACCGACCTGCTCCAGGCGCGGCGACGGCTGATCGAGACGGGCGCGCTGGTCGGCTCGTCGAATCACGGCGTCAGCCTGTCCTTGTATGCCAAGGATCCGGACGGGCTGGAGTTCGAGATCTTCTGGACGGTGCCGGACGGCCGGTCGGCCCCGACCCGGGCCTTGGACCTCGAGGGCGAGCTGGCCCGGCGCGGCATCCCCGTGCCGTGA
- a CDS encoding RNA polymerase sigma factor — protein MVVPGAEATYDEVYAAHYSRVLRLCRLLLADPHEAEEVGQEVFLKLHRALQPGAPSTAWGPWLTRVAVNACRDRRRSGWWRWWREGGKPLDDGAVASAGTPEDEAVSRETRGRIWRGFQRLSRRQREVFVLRHLEGWSTAEVAEMLGMSVGSVKQHLFRAVRELRAVLGEQG, from the coding sequence ATGGTGGTCCCGGGAGCGGAGGCGACCTACGACGAGGTCTATGCGGCCCACTATTCGCGCGTGCTCCGGCTCTGTCGTCTGCTCCTGGCCGACCCTCACGAGGCGGAAGAAGTCGGCCAGGAGGTCTTCCTCAAGCTCCATCGGGCCCTGCAGCCCGGGGCCCCGTCGACGGCGTGGGGGCCGTGGCTCACCCGGGTTGCCGTCAACGCCTGTCGCGACCGGCGGCGCTCGGGCTGGTGGCGATGGTGGCGGGAGGGCGGAAAGCCGCTGGACGACGGGGCCGTCGCGAGCGCTGGCACGCCCGAGGACGAGGCGGTCAGCCGCGAGACACGCGGGCGGATCTGGCGGGGCTTCCAGCGGCTCTCGCGCCGGCAGCGCGAGGTCTTCGTGCTCCGGCACCTGGAAGGCTGGTCGACAGCCGAGGTCGCGGAGATGCTCGGGATGAGCGTGGGCAGCGTGAAGCAGCATCTGTTCCGGGCAGTTCGGGAGCTTCGCGCGGTCCTGGGAGAGCAAGGATGA
- a CDS encoding periplasmic heavy metal sensor, translating into MSTWRILVISALILGGWSAPLYGQPRGPMRGGGGMDGFGMMLPAVLRSVNLTPEQDAQVRQILASHRPAFTALWQQLRGIQEAMADKLFAAGTVLPGDFTPMLQQSAQLREQLLQEALKVALDVRAVLTPEQLAKAAQVKDRLRALRAEERTLLEGQP; encoded by the coding sequence ATGAGCACATGGCGGATTCTGGTGATCTCGGCGTTGATCCTGGGCGGATGGTCGGCGCCGCTCTACGGCCAGCCACGCGGGCCCATGCGGGGCGGCGGGGGCATGGACGGCTTCGGCATGATGCTGCCGGCCGTGCTGAGGTCGGTGAATCTCACACCCGAGCAGGATGCGCAGGTGCGACAAATCCTCGCGTCCCACCGGCCCGCGTTCACCGCGCTGTGGCAGCAGCTGCGGGGGATCCAGGAGGCGATGGCGGACAAGCTCTTCGCGGCGGGTACCGTGCTGCCGGGAGATTTCACGCCCATGCTCCAGCAGAGCGCGCAGCTCCGCGAGCAGCTTCTCCAGGAAGCGCTGAAGGTCGCGCTGGACGTGCGAGCGGTGCTGACCCCCGAGCAGCTCGCCAAGGCGGCTCAGGTGAAGGACCGGCTCCGAGCCCTGCGGGCGGAGGAACGGACGCTGCTCGAGGGCCAGCCGTAA
- a CDS encoding acyl-CoA thioesterase — MRVCVSRYMVQWAHCDPAGIVFYPHFYTWFDQGTERLFKANGLSYGELRRDFGVVGMPLLETGARYENACQLGDELELHTWVDEWAGRTFLVKHRILRADGRSALEGFERRAWVVPDPASPKGLRAIPVPEVAIARFRD; from the coding sequence GTGCGGGTCTGCGTCTCCCGATACATGGTCCAGTGGGCGCACTGCGACCCCGCCGGCATCGTCTTCTATCCGCACTTCTACACATGGTTCGACCAGGGAACGGAGCGGCTGTTCAAGGCGAACGGCCTGTCCTACGGCGAGCTGCGGCGCGACTTCGGCGTCGTCGGCATGCCGCTCCTGGAGACCGGCGCCAGGTACGAGAACGCCTGCCAGCTCGGCGACGAGCTCGAGCTGCACACCTGGGTGGACGAGTGGGCGGGCCGCACGTTCCTCGTGAAGCACCGGATCCTTCGCGCCGACGGGCGCTCCGCGCTGGAGGGCTTCGAACGGCGGGCGTGGGTGGTGCCCGATCCAGCATCGCCCAAGGGACTCCGGGCGATACCGGTTCCCGAGGTGGCCATCGCCCGCTTTCGCGACTGA